A window of the Chionomys nivalis chromosome 25, mChiNiv1.1, whole genome shotgun sequence genome harbors these coding sequences:
- the Ube2n gene encoding ubiquitin-conjugating enzyme E2 N: protein MAGLPRRIIKETQRLLAEPVPGIKAEPDESNARYFHVVIAGPQDSPFEGGTFKLELFLPEEYPMAAPKVRFMTKIYHPNVDKLGRICLDILKDKWSPALQIRTVLLSIQALLSAPNPDDPLANDVAEQWKTNEAQAIETARAWTRLYAMNNI, encoded by the exons GAAACCCAGCGTTTGCTGGCAGAACCAGTTCCTGGCATTAAAGCAGAACCAGATGAGAGCAACGCCCGTTATTTTCATGTGGTCATTGCTGGCCCCCAAGATTCCCCCTTTGAGGGAGGGACTTTTAAACTTGAACTATTCCTTCCAGAAGAATACCCAATGGCAGCACCTAAAGTACGTTTCATGACCAAAATTTATCATCCTAATGTAGACAAGTTGGGAAGAATATGTTTAGATATTTTGAAAG ATAAatggtccccagcactgcagattCGCACAGTTCTGCTATCAATCCAGGCTTTGTTAAGTGCTCCTAACCCAGATGATCCGTTAGCAAATGATGTAGCCGAGCAGTGGAAGACCAATGAAGCCCAAGCCATAGAAACAG CGAGAGCATGGACTAGGCTATATGCCATGAATAATATTTAA